The Desulfovibrio sp. G11 region ATAAAAAGTTCTTCAAGCTCTTCCCAGAACGCGTCATCAAGTTCGCCGTGTCCAGAAAAAAGGGTGTCCAGTCCGCGTGCGAACTGCTCACGTGTGCGGGCCAACCCTTCGGTAATCTTGATAAAAAGTCGACTGCGCTCGTCTTCTTCATCTTCCAGATCAAGGGCAAGGGCAAGGCGGTACTGCAATTCCGAACGGAATTCGTCCACCTGCCGGTAGTCCATACGCTGCGTCCAGTCGCGGAAGTCCTCCACAAAAGCCTGTGCCTCATGGGGCGGGGCTTCCAGCGCGCCAAGCAGAAAAGAAAGGCGCTGCCACAAAAAATCGCCGGTTTCGTCCACGCCTTCCAGCACAATGCCCAGCCAGACAGAAAGACGCGGTTCGGCCTCGCGCAGGCGCAGGGTCAGCGCCTGATCGCCGGAAGCAGCGACGGCAGCGACGGCAGACGGCTCAGTCCCGTGGGGCGAAGAAACTGAAGACGCGCCCGCAACTCGGTCGGCTTCGGTCGAATGCGCCATATCTGCCGCGCTTTCTCCAGCAGACAGAGGCTGCTCCACCGCCGCGCTCTCCTGCCCAGAGTGTTCCGGCGCGCTGCCTGCCTGCACAGAAACTTCCCGTGCAGGTTCTTCGTGCGGCATGGGGGGGGCTTCAGAAGCATATTCCCGGCTGCCGGCCTGTTCCAGACCAGGCTCCGGCCCGGTTTGCTCCGGGGCAGGCTGCGTGGCTTCTGACGGTGCTGCCGATTGCTCGGGGGCGGCGACTTCGCCGGGAACCTGCTCTCCGGTCGGCTCCAGCTTTTCCTGTTCCTGCCCCTCTGTGGTTCCGGTGCTGAAAATCTTTTTTATGGCTGAAAAAAATCCCATTCCTTCTCCTTCTTGACTCGTGCCCCAAGACAAAAACGGTACAGGCCCGAAATCCCGGGCTATGGCCGCCCAGGCGCTATAAGCGCACGGTGCAAACCTTCAACAAAAACGCATGTCGCGCCTGCCGTGTCACAATGCAGCAGGCTTCAGAAAATTTTCTGCGCACAGGCACATCAGGCAAAAGATGTTTTCGGCAAGCCGTGCCTCTTTGAAACTGTTTACCGCAGGCTGTCCAGCACTTCATCAAGGGCCAGAACGCATTCTTCCACAGCCAGCGTGGCACGCAGTCCGTCTGGTCCATGCAGGGCCGTCTGCATGTCTTTGGCCGCGCCGGCCAGACGCTCTGCCCCAAGACAGGGAGCCGCTTTTTCCAGCAGATGCCCAAGGCGGCACAGCGAGGTTCTGTCGCCCTCTTCATAAAGGCGGCTCATGAGGCCCGGTGCATGGGCAAAGCAATGGCGGAACAGCCCGGCGGCAACATGCCAGGCATGGTCATGCCTGCGCATAAAGGCCAGACCGAGCACCGGACTGACAATCTCGCCCGCCGCATTGGGCAGCAGCGCCTCAAGACCTTCGTCATTTCCGTTTCCGGGCGTGGACCTGTCAGCATCACAGGGGCAGGCTCCAGCCAGCTCCGCCATGCCGGACATTACGGGCAGCGCCCCGGAGGGCGCTGCTTCCGTTCTCGCCATCTCCGCCGCGGCGGACTCAGGAGGTACGGAAGACATATCCGCCCCATGCGCAATCTCTGACCCACGGCCACGGCGCAGCCTGAATACCACGGCCAGGCCCGCTGTCCAGAGCATACCGCTCAGAACAAAACGCCACAGCTCCCGCCGCGCGGCAAGAGCTGTTTCTTCCTGACTCACGCGTGGCGCAACGTAAACCTGTACCGTGCCCACAGGGCGGCCCTCCACCCGCAATGGACTCAGCCCCGCCACGGCATCTTCGGCCATTTCATCATCCCAGGGTACAGGTTCCCACTGATAATTGCGGCGTTGCCCTTCAAGCATGCCTTGGGGCGTCTGTACCTTGACGGCATAAATGCGCTCGTCTTCCATAGCGGCCATCACGATGGTGCGGGCTGCCAGTTCGTCCACATCCCACGCCGGAACGGCCAGCAGGGCAGAAAGTTGCACCGCGGTATTACGGGCCTGCACGGCAAGGCGTTCACGCGCCGCCTCGTTGTCTTCACGCATGGCCCATAAAGAGCACAACGCAAGCAGCAGCAGCCCCGTGGCCCATATGACCAGAGCCGCGCGTCCGGGCGTGATCCGTAAATGCAGCGAGAATTTTTTTTTCATGCGGGCAATCCTTGCGCTTCCTCAGGCACTGCCATCAACTATAGGGACACGTGGCTTCTTGCGCAAGCGCCCGGCAAGAAGAAACAGATCCGGATCGCGCAGGACCAGCAGCACCAAGGCCCATACGGCAACCCCGCCAGCAATGCCCGCCAGCAGAGACGGCCACAAGCCCCACGGCGCACACAGGCGCAACAGGGCATTGGCCGCAAAGCCGGTCAGGCCTCCGGCAAGCACGTGTCGCCCCATGACCTGCGGGCCGGGCAGCCAGAGCGGCAGGCCGGGCCAGAAGCCTCTACGCCCGGCGGGCGGGCAAACGTCGCCTTCCCGCAGCCTTTTGCCAAGCAGGCGCAACAGCAGGACACATTGCAGCCAAAGACCGCAGCTCACCGCCAGAGCAGGGGCCAGTATCGAATACTCCGGCCCGAGCATGCGTACCAGTGCCAGTCCGGCGACCAGGGTCCCCCCCACGGTCCAGAGGGCGCTCACGGCTGTGTGCCGTACAAGCCCCAGAGCGTTGCAGGCCGCCAGCAACGAACGGTTGCAGGCAAAGGCGGGCAGCCCTGGCACATAGGCCAGCAGGGCCAGGCCGGTTTCAAACGCGGCCTGACGGTCAAAAGCCCCATGACCCAGCAGACCTTCTACCAGTTGCGGCCCCAAGGCCGCCAAGCCCGCGGCTGCGGGCAAGCTGAGCATAAGGGTGAGGCGCAGAGCCGCCGAAAGATGCTGCCCGAACCGGCTGAAATTACCTTCAGCAGCCAGGCGGCTCAAAGCAGGCAGGCTGGCCATGCCCAGGCAGACGCCCACAAGCCCCAATGGCAGCTCCAGCAGACGCTCGGCATAATACAGCGCCGCCACCTGCCCCTGCCCCAGACCGGAGGCCAGCGCCATGGCCGCCAGCATGGCAAGCTGCGGAGCCGCAGCCCCAAGCACCCCGCCGGGCAGAAGACGCAGACAGCGCCAGGCAGCCCTGTTGACCGCCCGCGTGCGTTCCGCACCCGCACCATGCGCCTGCCCAAGCGCGTTCAGTGGCGTGCCCGGCGGCCCGTTCCTGAAACTTCCGGGCAAAAGGCGCCGTACGGCCAGCCACTGCGCCAGCCACTGCGCAATTCCTCCGCACAGCATACCCGCGGCAAGGGCTGGCGCAGGAGGAAAAAACCCCAAGGCCGCAGCCCCTGCAGCCAGCAGCATAACCATGTTGAACAGGGCCGGAGAAAGCGCCGGAAGCCAGAATATGCCCATGCTGTGCAGCAGGGCCATGCCCAGCGCCGCCATGCCCGCCGCAAGCACATATGGCAGGCAGAGCCGTAAAAGAAAAACCGTGCGCTCCAGTTCAGCACCGCTGAAGCCCGGAGCCAGCGCTTTTGCAAGCCAGGGGGCTGCCGCAAGGGCCACCAGGGTAAACAGGATCAGCACAATGCCGAGCCGCAAGGAGAGAGCACGGGCCAAAAGCCCCGTGGCAGCGTTTTCTGCCCCGCCCGGTCCGCCGTCCCCGCCAAGCTGCAAGCGTACAAGACTGGCGGTCAGCGTCATTGACAATGAGCCTTCGCCAAGCAGCCGCCGCAACACATGCGGCAGACGCATGGCCGCCACCAGCGCATCAGCTGCCGCGCCGCCGCCCAAAAGCCAGGCCATGCCCATATCACGGACAAGACCGAGCAGACGCGAAAAAAGAGCAAAGCCGCCCAAAAGGGCCGCAATGCGGGCAAGGCCGCCTGATGGGGCCGCATCTTTCTGCCGGTAGTCTTTGCTCATGGCTATCAGGCCTGGGCCGGGCTTTTCGGCGCAAGTCCTGGCAAACCCGCGCCGCCGGACAAGAGCAGGCGGCGCGGCGGCGCTTACGGCCGGTGCGGGTCCGGTTCGGACTTCCAGGAACGAACGGTTTCACGCACAAGAGCGCTCTGTTCTTCGGGCATGCCGTCCTTGAAGGCCTCGGCAAAAACATGGATGCGCGTGCCGCCACGCGGCGCGAACAGGCCCTTGACCCGGCACCAGCAGGGATTGAGCAGTGCTCGCAGGTCTTCCAGCACGTTGTTGGTGATGGTCTCCATAAAAGACTGATGATTGCGAAAAGCAAACATATACAGCTTGAAACTTTTGGATTCCACGCACAGTTCGTCCGGAATGTATTCAACGGTTATAGTCCCGCAGTCGGGCTGACCGGTCACCGGGCAGAGCGATGTAAATTCGGGAAAGCTGATGCTGATAACATAGGGCCGTTGCGGAAAACAGTTGGGAAAAGCCTCCAGCAAGGCTACGCTGGGGCCTCCTTCTGGGGAGGTAAGGCGGCCTGTGCCGAGAACCTTGAGGTCCCGGGTCTGATCCTGGCTGCGAGTGGTCATAGCTTAAACTCCTTGAAAAATATGCTCCGCGCCC contains the following coding sequences:
- the queF gene encoding preQ(1) synthase; this encodes MTTRSQDQTRDLKVLGTGRLTSPEGGPSVALLEAFPNCFPQRPYVISISFPEFTSLCPVTGQPDCGTITVEYIPDELCVESKSFKLYMFAFRNHQSFMETITNNVLEDLRALLNPCWCRVKGLFAPRGGTRIHVFAEAFKDGMPEEQSALVRETVRSWKSEPDPHRP
- the murJ gene encoding murein biosynthesis integral membrane protein MurJ, with protein sequence MSKDYRQKDAAPSGGLARIAALLGGFALFSRLLGLVRDMGMAWLLGGGAAADALVAAMRLPHVLRRLLGEGSLSMTLTASLVRLQLGGDGGPGGAENAATGLLARALSLRLGIVLILFTLVALAAAPWLAKALAPGFSGAELERTVFLLRLCLPYVLAAGMAALGMALLHSMGIFWLPALSPALFNMVMLLAAGAAALGFFPPAPALAAGMLCGGIAQWLAQWLAVRRLLPGSFRNGPPGTPLNALGQAHGAGAERTRAVNRAAWRCLRLLPGGVLGAAAPQLAMLAAMALASGLGQGQVAALYYAERLLELPLGLVGVCLGMASLPALSRLAAEGNFSRFGQHLSAALRLTLMLSLPAAAGLAALGPQLVEGLLGHGAFDRQAAFETGLALLAYVPGLPAFACNRSLLAACNALGLVRHTAVSALWTVGGTLVAGLALVRMLGPEYSILAPALAVSCGLWLQCVLLLRLLGKRLREGDVCPPAGRRGFWPGLPLWLPGPQVMGRHVLAGGLTGFAANALLRLCAPWGLWPSLLAGIAGGVAVWALVLLVLRDPDLFLLAGRLRKKPRVPIVDGSA